In Rhizobium indicum, the following proteins share a genomic window:
- a CDS encoding BA14K family protein → MAQVPPPIPLLPGPPGPPPLITPPPPEAPAPSEEYSNEYDGRHYAWCARRYRSYSAYDNSFQPSRRPRRQCYSPYD, encoded by the coding sequence ATGGCGCAAGTTCCACCGCCCATCCCCTTGCTGCCCGGCCCTCCGGGGCCGCCACCCCTTATCACGCCGCCACCGCCCGAGGCTCCTGCGCCATCGGAGGAATATTCGAATGAATATGACGGGAGACATTATGCTTGGTGCGCGCGCCGGTACCGGTCTTATTCAGCCTATGACAATAGTTTTCAGCCCTCCCGGCGACCGCGCAGGCAATGTTATTCCCCCTACGATTGA
- a CDS encoding MaoC family dehydratase yields MAGRYFDEWTVGDRIAHDIRRTVTETDNLLFTTLSHNPQPLHLDADYAAGTEFGRIVVNGNFTFALTVGLSVGDTTLGTLVANLGYDKVTMPKPVFIGDTLRVETEVIELRRSNSRPDAGIVTFRHITLNQRGEIVCQCLRTAMLKVKPS; encoded by the coding sequence ATGGCCGGCCGTTATTTCGACGAATGGACAGTCGGCGACCGCATCGCCCACGACATCCGCCGCACGGTCACCGAGACCGACAACCTGCTGTTCACGACGCTCTCCCACAATCCGCAGCCGCTGCATCTCGATGCCGACTATGCCGCCGGCACCGAATTCGGCCGGATCGTCGTCAACGGCAACTTCACCTTTGCGCTCACCGTCGGCCTTTCGGTCGGCGACACCACGCTCGGCACGCTCGTCGCCAATCTCGGCTATGACAAGGTGACGATGCCAAAACCGGTCTTCATCGGCGATACGCTGCGAGTGGAAACGGAAGTGATAGAACTGCGCCGCTCGAACTCCCGCCCCGACGCCGGCATCGTCACCTTCCGGCATATCACGCTGAACCAGCGCGGCGAGATCGTCTGCCAGTGCCTGCGCACGGCAATGCTGAAGGTGAAGCCGTCATGA
- a CDS encoding HpcH/HpaI aldolase/citrate lyase family protein — protein MRLRSLLFAPGDRPERFEKALASGADAVILDLEDSVAPLNKAKARESVHEFVLHHAGETPLLIRINPLASPEFEDDLAALSGLHPFAIVLPKAEGAASVLKLAGSLASEIPILPIATETPSAIFEIGSYREVSASLCGLTWGAEDLPAAMGAATARRTDGRYTPPFELARSLTLFAAHAAAIPAIDTVYPDFRDLNGLRAYVGRARRDGFSGMMAIHPSQIETINHAFTPEASEIAWAEKVAAAFAARPDAGVIQLDGRMLDLPHHKLALRILKAAGR, from the coding sequence ATGAGGCTGCGCTCGCTGCTCTTTGCGCCCGGTGACCGGCCGGAACGTTTCGAAAAAGCGCTCGCCTCGGGCGCCGATGCCGTCATTCTCGACCTGGAAGATTCGGTTGCGCCCTTAAACAAGGCGAAAGCGCGCGAGAGCGTGCACGAGTTCGTCCTGCATCATGCCGGCGAGACCCCTCTTCTGATCCGCATCAATCCCCTCGCCTCGCCAGAATTCGAAGACGACCTTGCCGCTTTGAGCGGCCTTCATCCTTTCGCGATCGTGCTGCCGAAGGCCGAGGGTGCCGCCTCCGTGCTGAAACTCGCAGGCTCTCTTGCATCTGAAATCCCCATTTTGCCGATCGCAACCGAAACACCATCCGCGATCTTCGAAATCGGCAGCTACCGAGAGGTCTCGGCGAGCCTTTGCGGCCTGACCTGGGGTGCCGAGGATCTGCCCGCCGCGATGGGGGCTGCGACCGCGCGCAGGACGGATGGCCGTTATACGCCGCCTTTCGAGCTTGCCCGCTCGCTGACGCTATTTGCGGCGCACGCCGCCGCCATTCCGGCCATCGACACCGTCTATCCCGATTTCCGCGATCTCAACGGTCTCAGGGCCTATGTCGGCCGCGCCCGGCGCGACGGCTTTTCCGGCATGATGGCCATCCATCCAAGCCAGATCGAAACGATCAACCACGCCTTCACGCCTGAGGCTTCCGAGATCGCCTGGGCAGAGAAAGTCGCCGCCGCCTTTGCCGCCAGGCCGGACGCCGGCGTCATCCAGCTTGACGGACGCATGCTGGATTTGCCGCATCACAAGCTCGCCCTCCGCATCCTGAAGGCCGCCGGACGTTAG